TGTCCTTCCGGGGTCGTCGATTATGTCCTGACATATTGCGATATCCAGTGCGCTGCTGCCGGAAAAGAAAGTGTTAAGACCAACGGCCGAGAGCAGTCCTGAAGTATCAGAACTGTTAAAAACATCTATGTTGAACGAATCGCCGTTCACAAGGTCTGCGATGTCGGCACCGGTAGTCGGTGAATTCATTGTTATATAAAGTCCCGTATTTCCAATCTGTATTTTATCGCCCGGAGAGTATCCTGTACCGATGTTCAAAGTGGCTATTTCGTCTCCGCTGCTGTTTGTTACATAAAGTTTCAAACTACTGTCGTTGCCGACATAACCTGCACCCTGTACTGTAAAAGTCAGCGTATCGTTCGAATCGCCGGTATAACTTCCTGAAATGGCAATTTCCGGGTCGGTTGTTCCGTTGAAATTGGTATCTGCTGCCAGCGGTTCAGAAAATGGTGCCGGTAGAAAATCAAATTCGTAGCCGGCATCTGCAGTTATAGATAATTGATTTGATGAATTAACCGACGCGATTACGTGGCTGACGTTTGCGTTGATATAATCTACTATATCGGTTAGCGAATCGGATGAAGTTCCCTGCATCACTGGAATTTCTGTGCGTGTAATTGAGCCGTTAGTTGTGTTTGTAACTCTCATGTAAACATAACCGCTTGTTACATCGGCGAAATCCTCAAGATTTCCGCTTGTGTTTGCCCAGCCGATAAGATTATCGAACGAACCGGATACGCCGACACCCTGCACATGACAACTGTTTACTTCTTTTATAATTGTAGATGCCAGTAAATCTAATTTTTCCTGTACGCTTGAAACAGTGTCGTTTGAAAGAGACATCAATCCGCCGAGTTCTCCGCCCTCGAAATCAGAAGAATACATGGCGCCGCCCTGGATTGTAATTCCCAGATCCCCAGTGTCAGTAAGCCCTAAATCCAGTTCGCTTGTTGTGGATCCGACGACAAGCGGTATTCCGCCGACAATGACATCGACCACGCCATGTGCTCTGTTAATGGTCTCTACGCCGATTAAGCCGGATAAGTCAGATATGAGTTTATCTCGCTGGTCGCACATCGCGTTTGCGTTTCCATCGACCAGTTCGATACCTTCAATTTTATCGTTGAGTTCGGCTACCTGGCCTGCGAGGGTATTAATATTATCTACGATGTTTTCGCTTTCGAGCCGGATTTGCGACTGCAGGTCTGTTAAGTACTTCCCAAGAGTTGCAAACTGACTGACCATCGCGTTGGCCTCACTTACGAATTGGTTCAGCCAAACCTGTTCGTTGGGGTGAAGAGTTAAATCCTGCAGTGAGCTGAAAAAACTATCGATTGCCGAGCCAAGTCCGCCTTCGTCGGTTGTGAATTCGCCGAACGCGTTTTCGATACTTTGGAGCGTGTTCTGTTGCTGTGCCAGATCACCTTCGACAGACTGCTGTCTGTATATTTCCTGCTCAAGCAGGGTATCGATGGAACGTCTTACATCCTGTACTGTTACACCGCCGCCGATGATGACAGAGCCCTGACTTGAAAAATAAGCCGGCGAAAGGTCTACAACCTGCTTATGATAGCCCTCTGAAGCGGCGTTGGCGATATTGTTGCCGATTACGTTTAATGATTTTTGAATAGCGTTTAATCCGCTAAGACCTATACTAAAATCAGCCATTTCAATATCCGTTTTAAATTAAAGTTCCATATTCATAATAGCCGAGCTGCTCTGCCGTTCGGACAACCCCTGCGGATTGTATGTTATTGTTTTCGCCCGACCTGTTTCAAGAATACATTTCAAAAGCATACTGTTGAATCGTGCGCAGTCAGACAGGAGTTTCGCTGTGCTTGTGTGTTCTTTTCGCAGCATCGCGGTCAATAATTTCAATTTGAATTTTTTTTCTCTTACCTGCCGTCTCATATCGCCGGTCAACACGCTCTCAATCGCGGACAAATTTACTTTCGCAGGTTCGCTGCCGATTGCATGCGCCAGTTCTTCACGCAGGCGTGTTCGCTGCAATTCGTTGTCTTTGAAGCGGTTCGGCTGCAAGTGAAGGCTCTCAAGCATTTGCTCTAGCGATTTATCGTCGCGTTTAATGACGAACCCCCGCAAATCGTTCAGCATATTCATATTCTGCTGAATGTTTTCGATGTCGGTATCGAGAATTGTCAGCAATTGTCTGACTTTATCTTCAAATTCAAGTGTTGATGTTTTCATATTTTTTTGTCTAAAAGTGTATTCGAATTATTTTGTTCGTTTCCGGTCTGCAGGGATTTATAAATATCCTTCCACAGTCCGATTCCGCCGTTTTCGCCCAATCCTTTTGCCAGAAACATATAGAACAGGCCTTCGGTCTGCTGTGCGGCTCCGTCTTTTTCTTCGCCCCATTCGCCGATGGTATTTTTCATCTCGCCCAGCAGCTTATCGATGAATATCGATTCGAAATCCATCGCGAATTTTTTCTTCGCGGCATCTTCGTTTCCGCTGTATGTGTTTATCTTGTCCGGCGATGTCGGCAATGCCGGCGACGAAACGGACGAATCGATTGTTAAGCCTGTATCCATTAAATTTTTCCTACATTATTTCCAGTTTTGCCTGAAGAGCGCCAGCTCTTTGCAGTGCGTGGAATATTGCTATAAGGTCTGTCGGCGTTGCGCCTATCGCGTTAAGCGTATTGGCAAGCTCCGCAACAGTAACAAGTCTTGGAACGGGAATCAGGTATCCGCTTTTTTCGCTGACAGATAATTCTGTTTCCTGTGTTACTGCGGTTGTCGCGTTTTCCGTAAACGGCGTATCCGGCTGCGATACGATATCTCTTTCCCTGATTTTTATGGTCAGACTTCCCTGCGAGATAGCGACCGACGATATACAGACGTTTTCGCCGACGATGATAGTGCCTGTGCGTTCATTGACGACCACTACCGCCGGGCTGTCAACTCTGACTTCAGGCGTTGTAATTGTATCGATGAAACCGGCGATTCCACTGGGCGGTATATCGTTTGGTATTCTTACTCTTACGCTTCCGCCGTCGATGGCGATGGCGCTTTGCGGGTAAATCTGGTTTATGATTTTGCTGATTTGTTCAGTGGTTGAGAAGTCCGCGTTTCGCAGATTCAAATTGAGGAACCGCTGGTCGGCGATATACTCGATGAAGCTGGCTATTTCTTCTCTTTCAACGGTAGCCACTGCTTCGCCGGCAGCCTGATGATTTTTCGTAATAGAACCCTTATCGCCCGATGCCGTCCAGCCTGCGATTGAAACGCCGCCCTTTGCAATGGCGTAAACCTGTCCATCGAGCAGCCCGCCGCCGTCGAGACCTTTCAAAAGTGTCGGCAGAAGTCTTCCGCCCTGAAGGCTTTTGGCGTCGCCCATTGATGAAACCGTTACGGGAATTTCAGAGCCGACTCTTGAAAACGGCCCAAGTTCCGCTGTTACCGCTACAAGTGCTACGTTGCCGCCGGAAAATGAGGACGGACTGAAAACTTCGCCGGCGTCTTTGAGGACATTCGCCAGCATCTGCTGTGCAGGCAGTGAAGAATCGCCTGTGCCGGCCAGACCTACTACAAGGCCTATGCCGGTGAGCGGGTTTCCTCGAACGCCCTGAATGTCGGTAATATCTTTAATTCGCTGACATAAAGCCGTTTGTGCCGCAAGTAATGTTATTAAGCAGATTGTCTTCATATTCATAAGTTTATGCCGTCTTTTGAATTCATCTTTAAATTTTAATTTGTCATTTTGCATTTTAATTTTTGATTTTTAATTTATCTTTAGAATGGCCAGACTATATCCATAAAGTTTCCAAACCACCCCGGCTTGTTGAAGTTGGCCGCGTAACCTGCATTTTTGGTTATAATTGAAAAGTTAGCGATTTGTTCGCTTTTGATTGTGTTGTCATAAGAGATGTCGGTCGGTCTTACTATTCCGCTGACTTCGATTACCTGCTTGTCGCCCGCTATTTCTCTTGTGCGTGTTCCCATCACAACGAGATTGTTATTTGGCATTATATCCACAACGACAACGGTTATTGAATCAGTGAACTTGCGTTCGTCCTTGAAATCAGCTTTGCCATCAAATTTATTGCTTGATTCAGCAGACATATTTATGCCTGGCATTCTCGGCAGATAGTTTTTCGTTACTGTGCCGGAGCCTGTTTGTGAAACTATGCCAAGCTGACCGTCGAAATCAATAGACCTGCTTGTGGTTTTTTCCATATTTCGTTTCTGTTTATTATCAACTTTGCTTTCTTCGCTGATTACGATTGTTATTACATCGCCGATATGTCTTGCTTTATCGTCGGCGTAGATGTCTTTTTTGTTCTGGTCTCTTTTAGCCCATATAGAATCTGCGTGCAGATTCGCCGCGACGCAGAATACGAATGCCGATATGATAAACGCTGATATTATTTTATTTTTCATTATTGCACCTTACAGTACTGGTTCGACACTGCCGTCTTCTTGTACTTTTCCGATAATTATTCGCTGCGAGCTTAAATTCTGAACTTTTATATATTCGCCCGTCCGGCCTTCCTGCATTGTTTTTCCAATCGCGGTAACGACAAGGCCAAGTCTGTCGATTTTAATCAGAACATTCTGATTCCGCTGCAGAAGCACCGGCGGTTTTAATATTTCAAGCATATTCATTGTGATTTCTGAATTTCCAGGCAGAAGTTTTTTCGCGGCCAGTCCGTAAGGCGGCGTCCAGTTTGCCGGCTGTGGCTGATTGGCCGTGAAATTTTCTACTTTTACATTTTCAGCGTTTAAAATTGTGCCTGCCGGTATATCTGCCGCCGCGACAGCTTTTTTGCAGGTATATTTCATTGAGAACGCGACTTCCCGGCTGCCGAGTTCTTTTTCCCCGCAGAAAACGCTGACCAATACTTTTACCTGGCTGTTGACATTGCTCGTAATACTCGCGGTTAATTTTATGTTGTCGTTGACATCGGTAAGAATTAAATCCTGCGGCGTTTGCGTCAGAGTATATTTACATACTGAAATGTGCGGCGGATTTTCCGTCAGATATGCCAGCGCTTTGTCCGCAAAATCCTGGCCGCTGATGGCCAAATGTTTTTGCGATATCGTTACTTCGTTAGCGCCTGTGAATGTTACCTGCCAGGCGCGGATTCCATTCGATGCCAGAGCCGCGGTCAAAACTTTTTTATCAATAGTGATTTTCTGACCTGCCGATGAAAACCGTCCCAGCGGTATCGCTTGAGCTTTGGCAGCAAGAGCGTCATCGCCTTGTATTACCGAGATGTCTCCCAGAAGAAGTTTATCGCTGCTGACGGTGATTTCTCTTGGCAGATAAATCTGCAAACCGCTGCCGGCTTGAACATTAGACAGCATTGTCAGCAGTAGGATAATTATTATCTTTTTCATAGCTATGCTTGCTTTCTATAATATCAAATATCAAAAATCAAAATTTTTAATTTTAATTTTTAATTTTAAATTACACGCTTGCTATTTGTATTGAATTACGCAGCATATCATCGCCGGCTTTTATCGTTCTTGAGTTTACTTCGTAAGCTCTTTGGGCGGTGATAAGGTTGACAAGTTCGGTAACCATCTGCACGTTGGACTTTTCAAGAAACGTTGACTGTATCGTGCCTAATCCGTCCATTCCCGGTGTACCTGTAACGGGCGTTCCGCTTGCTTCTGTTTCCGAAAGAAGGTTATCGCCGTCGCTTGACAAGCCTGCCGGATTTATAAATGTCGCCAGTTGAATATTTCCGGCGGTGGATGTTCCCGATGGTGTCGTAACCTGGACGCTTCCGTCGGGAGCTATGGTTATATCAGTGGCGTCGACCGGTATTGTAATTGCCGGCTCGATTTGATAGCCGGTTGTAGTTACTAAATCTCCGTTGGCGTTTGTTTGTAGTGCGCCGTCGCGGGTGTATCTCGTTTTGCCGTCCGGCATAGTTACCTGCAGAAAACCGTCGCCTGATATGGCTATATCCAGCGGTTTGCCGGTGTTTACAAGTTCGCCGCTTGTGAAGACTTTTTCGGTTGCTCCTGCGCGAACTCCGCTTCCTATCTCTATTCCGCTTGGTGCTAAAAGTCCTGAAGATACTTCAGTGCCGGCCTGTCTTAATTTTAAGTAGAGCAAATCCTGAAAATCGATTTGGCTGCGTTTGAAACCGTTGGTGTTGATGTTGGCAAGGTTGTTTGCCGTTACATCCACCATCATTTGTTGAGCGCTCATGCCCGTTGCAGCGGTTGAAAAGGCTCTTAACATATATACTCCTTTATATTAATTATTTTTAATCAGTAATTTTTAGCTCATTGCCAGGCCGATGAGGTTTTTCGTATTTTCGCTTCCGACGGCGAGAAATTTCATATTTGCCTCATAAAGCCTGCTGACGGTTATCATATCTACAAGTTCTTCCACCATTTGAACGTTGGAATTTTCCAGACTTCCCTGTCGTACGGTTGTATTTGTCGCGTCGGTCACTGTGGCGTCTTTAGGTGCGCTGTAGCAATTGAAGCCTACTGATTCGAGTTTGCTTTCGCTGTCTTGGAAATCGACGATTTTCAATTTTCCTATTTGGTTTCCATTTGCGCTGATAGTACCGTCGGCGCCGATATTTATTTGCGACAGATGTACTTCTGTCGGGATTGTAATTGGTCCGTTTGCGCCGGAAACTGTTCTGCCGGACAAGTCCACAAGCTGATTGTTAGTATTCAGATGAAACGAGCCGTTTCTTGTATAAAGCGGTCCCTGTGCGGTTTGTATGACAAAGAATCCTTTGCCGCAAAGAGCAGCGTCGAGTGTGCCGCCGGTGTCTGTGAACGTTCCCTGTGAAAAATCGAATGCAGAAGTCAGGCTCACATCGTTGCCGGCACCTGAGCTGTTTTGTGTCTCCTGCGCATCGAGGAGTTTAGAAAATGCGTTGCATCTGCGTTTGAATCCCGCAGTGCTTATGTTCGCCAGATTATTGGCGATTATATTATATTCACGAGTCAGCCCCTCGACTGCCGAACCAACTTGTGTATTTAAATCTGACATTTCAAAATCCTTATGCGTTTACTTCTTCCGGCGTATTATTTTCGATATTTTCCAGCGATGCCGTATTTGTCGCTCTGATTAGACAGTCGATTTCTGAATCGTTAAGTCCCATCAGTTCGACAGCGATTGTCGGGCAGTGCGGATTTTCACTCGCTCTTTTTACAATACCTGCTTCCTGCACGATGCCGACATTTTCGATTGCTTTTAAAATGGACGTCGATATATATTTGACTGTGTCCGTTTCCTGATATTTAACTAAAGATTGCTGTGTATCTCTTTCCAGCTCGAACATAATCAGTATTCTTTCTCCCTGTTTGACCGGTAGCGAAGTTTCGATTCGCAGTCCCGGCCCGCCCAGTTCGGTAACAACTGCGGGAATGAACATCAAAGGCTGCATTTGTACATCAGGAAAATTGTTCTCTGTCAGGCTTTCGATACTTTTTTTGAATGTTTTTTCGAACGGAAAAGACGCTACGTATGCCTTTTTTCTTACCGGAGCTCGTAAAAAGCGTCTTCGGTTGACAAAGTGTACGTCGTCATTGTGCTCCAAAACCATTATGTTGCCGTCATAACTTATTACAAACGTTTCAAATTCCCATATTGACGTGCCGAAAAAGTAGCGGACTTTCCAGTTTTCACCAAACGTAATTATTGTCGCTCTGTTTAATTGTATGGCTAATTCGTTACTGTTGTTTCGGATGACTGTCGCGTCTATGGTTTCCTTTTTATTGTTTATTTCGCGTTCGATTACTAATTCTTTTCCCAAAGGAAGATGTCTGCTGCTTATTGCATCAGATGCCGCAGGCATTCCCCGTGAAAAAGACACTGTTCTTTGGTATCCGAGTTTATTCCGCAGGGAAGTCAGTATCGGTTCGATGCGGATAAGTTCCTCGCGGTTGTGTTTTTTAAACAGCTCGGCTTTTAACTTTTCGCTGCCTTTGTCGAAAGCTTCGCTCATAGTGAAAATCGACGCCGGCAGTCTCAACCCTGCTTTGCGGATGATTTTCACAAGAAGATGTATCTCTTCATCGATTAAATCTCTTTGCTCGGCGTACTCGGCGAAAAGTTCTGCGTTTTCCCGTCTGTTGCGGAGGATTCTCCTGAAACTTACCGCAAACAGTATTACAAGAAGAATGGCTATTGCAATCAGGGTGTAGCGTGTGAATTCCCGGTCGTCCTTATTATACTGTTCTAAGTTTTTAAGGGCGTTAAATCTTTGCAGGGCTGTCGCCGCCAGGGTAAGCAAATTCAAACTTGTATCGATTACATACATTTTGGTCCCGATTTATTAACTGATAAGAGATGTCAGTTCTCTAAGAATTTCGTTTGCGACTCGAATAGTTCTGGCATTTGCCTGGAAACCGTTTTGCGCCTGAATCATATTAACGAATTCCGTTGCGACGTCGGCGTTTGATTTTTCAAGCGAACTGCCGTGTACCGTTCCGGCACCGCCGCTCATAGCCTGCGTTGCGACCGCTTCGCCGGAGTTGGCAGACGGAATGAAGTAACCGCTGCCGACGCTTTCCAGACCTGCTGTATTCTGGAAAAGTGCTATTTGCAGTGTTGCGATTTCCTTCTTGATACCGTTTGAAAATGCACCGATTAACACGCCTTCGTTGTTAACGGATACTGTCGAAAGGCTGCCTGCCGCGTAACCGTCCTGTTCTCTGGCGACAGCCGTTGAATTGCCCGAAAATTGTGTCAGTCCGTCAAATTGTCCGGCTGTTCCGAGGTTTATAGAGATAACCTGCGGATTGGCTGTGTCGTGAGCGAAGGTTACACTTATCTGCGCCGTATCGTTGGTGGTTGTATCTAATCCTCTATAGGAACCATCGTTTTCGTCAAACGTTATGCCCTTAATTCGTCGGCTGTTTAACCCGCTTGTGTCAATATCAGAGATATCGCCGGTTACGGATGTAACGACGAAGTCCCATGTATTTGTCGAATCTGTTCTCACGAATGCACCAGACAGCACGTGTTGGCCGCCCAAAGAGTCATAGACTGAGATATTTACAGTCTTGACTTCTTCGCCGCCCACCGTCGATATTTCAAAATACGCCGGCAAAGTCATTGTGCCATAACCCGCATAACTCATTTCAAATTCAGTCTGGCTGTAACCGCTGTCAGTGTCTCTTATTACCAGTCTGCCTCCGGACAGGGTTACTGTTGCGCTGTCTCCGAGTATGCCTTGTGTTTCAAATCCTTTGACGGTTTCCGCTATTGAATTGGTAATAACGCTTGCGCCGTCAAGTAATGCGCTGGAGTCCATTGTAAGCAGGCCTGCATCGCCTAAAGTGTCATCGAAAGTAAATGTAACACCGCTGGCCATTGAGCCTGAAACTGTAATATCGCCGGCACTTACTGTTGATAATGCTTCCAAAGCCGTTTGAATTTCTCCTGCCGTTGCGTCCCAGTCTATTGCCGCCGTGGTTTCGCCGCCGTAAGTGAGGGTGAATGTTCCTCCGTCCGGTACGTTATTTGGAGCTGTGCCCAGCGTTACGGTCTGAACTTCGCTTACTGCCGCGGTGCCTTCGCTTGTGTTCAGCCAGTTAAGCACATCGCCCAATGTTGTTGTTGAATCGACAGCCATTGTCAAATCTACTGTTGGGCTGCTGCCAAGCGCGGTACCATCGTGTTTCAGGCCGGAGAACGTCAGAACGCCTGCGGTAAGAGCGCCGCTGAACTGGTCAAGCTCGGACAGTTTCGTGGTTTCGGTCGCTTCTGTTCCACTATTTGTCGTGAATTCTATGTTCGACCTTAATATATTTGTTTGCGGGGTCGACAACGCTGAATTGGAGCTTAAGTTGCCGGCCAGTGTTATTGTAGATGTTGACTGTGCCGCCATAGCTACATTATATGGAACGTTGATGTTACTGTTGCCGGAAACCTGGAAGTTATCTGATTCGCCGACGGAACCGATACGCTGAACTATGTAGCCTGTCGATGCGTCAACAAGGTTTGAGTTTGCGTCAACCGAGAAAGTGCCCGCACGGGTATAAAGGTTTTGCGAACCATCACTCAACACGAAATAGCCTTCGCCTTCAAGTGCCATATCCAGCGGATTGCCGGTGCTGACGATATTACCCTGCGTCATATTAGGTGCGATGCCGGATATGCCGACGCCGCTTCCCATTTGCTGCGGGTTGGTACCGCCGACAGTGGTGGTCGGCTGCGATGCTTTCTTTAGTGTTTCGCTTAGCAGTTCAGAAAATGTAATTCTACTTGCCTTGAACGCGGTGGTATTAACATTTGCCAGGTTATTACCCGCTACGTCGAGCATTTTCTGATGTGCCTGTAACCCCGTTACGCCCGCTGATAGTGCAAAACTCATTTCTATGACTCCTTAAG
Above is a window of Planctomycetaceae bacterium DNA encoding:
- the flgK gene encoding flagellar hook-associated protein FlgK, yielding MADFSIGLSGLNAIQKSLNVIGNNIANAASEGYHKQVVDLSPAYFSSQGSVIIGGGVTVQDVRRSIDTLLEQEIYRQQSVEGDLAQQQNTLQSIENAFGEFTTDEGGLGSAIDSFFSSLQDLTLHPNEQVWLNQFVSEANAMVSQFATLGKYLTDLQSQIRLESENIVDNINTLAGQVAELNDKIEGIELVDGNANAMCDQRDKLISDLSGLIGVETINRAHGVVDVIVGGIPLVVGSTTSELDLGLTDTGDLGITIQGGAMYSSDFEGGELGGLMSLSNDTVSSVQEKLDLLASTIIKEVNSCHVQGVGVSGSFDNLIGWANTSGNLEDFADVTSGYVYMRVTNTTNGSITRTEIPVMQGTSSDSLTDIVDYINANVSHVIASVNSSNQLSITADAGYEFDFLPAPFSEPLAADTNFNGTTDPEIAISGSYTGDSNDTLTFTVQGAGYVGNDSSLKLYVTNSSGDEIATLNIGTGYSPGDKIQIGNTGLYITMNSPTTGADIADLVNGDSFNIDVFNSSDTSGLLSAVGLNTFFSGSSALDIAICQDIIDDPGRTATAIGANMNDNDNIARMLNLQEGSISELGNLNCGEFYRQLVTEIGQDLSIVEVQKENVESMLVNLTNQQAEISGVDINEESAQLLVFQQMFQSIAKYMMTVNETLKAIMEII
- a CDS encoding flagellar basal body P-ring protein FlgI, which produces MNMKTICLITLLAAQTALCQRIKDITDIQGVRGNPLTGIGLVVGLAGTGDSSLPAQQMLANVLKDAGEVFSPSSFSGGNVALVAVTAELGPFSRVGSEIPVTVSSMGDAKSLQGGRLLPTLLKGLDGGGLLDGQVYAIAKGGVSIAGWTASGDKGSITKNHQAAGEAVATVEREEIASFIEYIADQRFLNLNLRNADFSTTEQISKIINQIYPQSAIAIDGGSVRVRIPNDIPPSGIAGFIDTITTPEVRVDSPAVVVVNERTGTIIVGENVCISSVAISQGSLTIKIRERDIVSQPDTPFTENATTAVTQETELSVSEKSGYLIPVPRLVTVAELANTLNAIGATPTDLIAIFHALQRAGALQAKLEIM
- a CDS encoding flagellar basal body L-ring protein FlgH — translated: MKNKIISAFIISAFVFCVAANLHADSIWAKRDQNKKDIYADDKARHIGDVITIVISEESKVDNKQKRNMEKTTSRSIDFDGQLGIVSQTGSGTVTKNYLPRMPGINMSAESSNKFDGKADFKDERKFTDSITVVVVDIMPNNNLVVMGTRTREIAGDKQVIEVSGIVRPTDISYDNTIKSEQIANFSIITKNAGYAANFNKPGWFGNFMDIVWPF
- the flgA gene encoding flagellar basal body P-ring formation chaperone FlgA, whose translation is MKKIIIILLLTMLSNVQAGSGLQIYLPREITVSSDKLLLGDISVIQGDDALAAKAQAIPLGRFSSAGQKITIDKKVLTAALASNGIRAWQVTFTGANEVTISQKHLAISGQDFADKALAYLTENPPHISVCKYTLTQTPQDLILTDVNDNIKLTASITSNVNSQVKVLVSVFCGEKELGSREVAFSMKYTCKKAVAAADIPAGTILNAENVKVENFTANQPQPANWTPPYGLAAKKLLPGNSEITMNMLEILKPPVLLQRNQNVLIKIDRLGLVVTAIGKTMQEGRTGEYIKVQNLSSQRIIIGKVQEDGSVEPVL
- the flgG gene encoding flagellar basal-body rod protein FlgG, with the protein product MLRAFSTAATGMSAQQMMVDVTANNLANINTNGFKRSQIDFQDLLYLKLRQAGTEVSSGLLAPSGIEIGSGVRAGATEKVFTSGELVNTGKPLDIAISGDGFLQVTMPDGKTRYTRDGALQTNANGDLVTTTGYQIEPAITIPVDATDITIAPDGSVQVTTPSGTSTAGNIQLATFINPAGLSSDGDNLLSETEASGTPVTGTPGMDGLGTIQSTFLEKSNVQMVTELVNLITAQRAYEVNSRTIKAGDDMLRNSIQIASV
- the flgF gene encoding flagellar basal-body rod protein FlgF yields the protein MSDLNTQVGSAVEGLTREYNIIANNLANISTAGFKRRCNAFSKLLDAQETQNSSGAGNDVSLTSAFDFSQGTFTDTGGTLDAALCGKGFFVIQTAQGPLYTRNGSFHLNTNNQLVDLSGRTVSGANGPITIPTEVHLSQINIGADGTISANGNQIGKLKIVDFQDSESKLESVGFNCYSAPKDATVTDATNTTVRQGSLENSNVQMVEELVDMITVSRLYEANMKFLAVGSENTKNLIGLAMS
- a CDS encoding flagellar hook-basal body complex protein, giving the protein MSFALSAGVTGLQAHQKMLDVAGNNLANVNTTAFKASRITFSELLSETLKKASQPTTTVGGTNPQQMGSGVGISGIAPNMTQGNIVSTGNPLDMALEGEGYFVLSDGSQNLYTRAGTFSVDANSNLVDASTGYIVQRIGSVGESDNFQVSGNSNINVPYNVAMAAQSTSTITLAGNLSSNSALSTPQTNILRSNIEFTTNSGTEATETTKLSELDQFSGALTAGVLTFSGLKHDGTALGSSPTVDLTMAVDSTTTLGDVLNWLNTSEGTAAVSEVQTVTLGTAPNNVPDGGTFTLTYGGETTAAIDWDATAGEIQTALEALSTVSAGDITVSGSMASGVTFTFDDTLGDAGLLTMDSSALLDGASVITNSIAETVKGFETQGILGDSATVTLSGGRLVIRDTDSGYSQTEFEMSYAGYGTMTLPAYFEISTVGGEEVKTVNISVYDSLGGQHVLSGAFVRTDSTNTWDFVVTSVTGDISDIDTSGLNSRRIKGITFDENDGSYRGLDTTTNDTAQISVTFAHDTANPQVISINLGTAGQFDGLTQFSGNSTAVAREQDGYAAGSLSTVSVNNEGVLIGAFSNGIKKEIATLQIALFQNTAGLESVGSGYFIPSANSGEAVATQAMSGGAGTVHGSSLEKSNADVATEFVNMIQAQNGFQANARTIRVANEILRELTSLIS